The proteins below are encoded in one region of Deinococcus metalli:
- a CDS encoding MGMT family protein, protein MERGFQERVLALVARIPQGRVMTYGQLALLAGTPGAARQAGQVLNGLLGHTPLPWHRVINAQGRVSTHKIGFGDVQEGLLRAEGVAFDDSGRCDLDALQWWPDDAPERTLPPAPLL, encoded by the coding sequence GTGGAGCGCGGTTTTCAGGAGCGTGTCCTGGCGCTGGTGGCCCGTATTCCACAGGGGCGTGTGATGACCTACGGACAACTCGCGCTGCTGGCCGGCACGCCCGGCGCGGCGCGGCAGGCCGGGCAGGTCCTGAACGGCCTGCTGGGGCACACGCCGCTGCCGTGGCACCGCGTGATCAATGCCCAGGGCCGCGTCAGCACCCACAAGATCGGCTTCGGGGACGTGCAGGAGGGCCTGCTGCGCGCCGAGGGCGTGGCCTTCGACGACAGCGGTCGCTGCGACCTGGACGCCCTGCAGTGGTGGCCGGACGACGCGCCGGAGCGTACGCTGCCGCCCGCGCCGCTGCTGTGA